gcaaccacactaataataataataataaataatatgtgcaataataatagtgtgtttgcctaaggcaaccacactaataataatatgagataatagtagtgtgattgcctaaggcaaccacactaataatatgtgagataatagtagtgtgattgcctaaggcaaccacactaaatatgtgatataatagtagtgtgattgccaaaggcaaccacactaataataataataataataattattattattataataataatcctaacagatacaatagggttccaccagcttcgctgcttggactcctaataatcctaacagatacaatagggttccaccagcttcgctgcttggacccctaataatcctaacagatacaatagggttccaccagcttcgctgcttggacccctaattacacaatgttttttaGTCACTAGTATACTAGGGCACTagataaaagaaagaaaatcacaagAAAGGTTTTATGTCAAATTCCTCATTTAGACCATTGGGGGACATGGTACTGAGGAAATAGATCCAGATGGTTTCACGTTTGAGAAGCCTTTTTTCAAGATCACCTCCCCTATGAGGCTTCTCCACTTTTTCCACTCCAACATATCTCAATGCACTGACATTATGACCggtttgtttaaaatgagcagCTACGGGGTTACGTTCATCCCCAGTTCTGATATTACTCCTATGTTCGCTAATCCTGTTTCGTAATGCTCGCGATGTTTTTCCCACATAAGCGAGGCCACAAGGACAACGGATAAGATATGCTACATGCGTGGTGCTACATGCAATGACACCACGTATGGATATGTCCCGACCGGTGTGTGGATGGCTGAATCTCTTACGTTTGTGCGTGTAAGTGCATTGGGTGCAGCTACACCTGTAATTACCGTCTGGTACAATGAGGAAGGTCGGTGCACAATGTGGGCGCATATCCGATTTAACGAAACAAATCTCGTAGATTGGTGGGACGTTTAAAAACAAGTTTAGGAGCTTCTGTAAAAACTCTCTTTAGTTTGGGGTCTGACTCGACAATATGCCGATGTTCCTGgatgacatttttaaactgaacCAAGTGGAGAATATTTTGTGCAACACATAGGAAAattacttttagtttttttgttctggtttgaCCGGAGACATTCATCCTATTGAATATAGGTCACTTAATTATATGCATTGACCAATAGGGAGCGGTAGAAGCTCCGGATAAATTATTACAATATCAGATATTGTTCGCCTTGAAACGTTAAAGTGGCATGCCAGTTTTTTTCCGCTTATAATGACTAAGATTCTGctactgctaaaaaaaaatacaggacaTTAATTCAACCGCCATATTGATTAATACACATGGGCACTGCTTTGTACGAATCATGATTCTGAAGGTTTTGATGCATATTTACTGTGTAGCCTATGTCTATAAAGTATACTACCCAATAGGGTAAACATATttgctcaaaaaataaaaaaaggaaattaaattaatctgcCAATCTCTTCCCGTTTTACGTGTTTTAGGCGCTAAACCTGTTCACTGACGAGCATCAGTTCACTACATACGCTGCGCAGATATCTTAATATGTACGCAACATGGATGGCCCTGGCACTGTAACAAACGCGCGGAGGCATTAGGCTACTATCTTATCCCGGTCATTTTCCGATCCATGATTCTGCGCCGCGGTTGAACGCGCAGATTTTCGTGAACGAAGTCATTTACTGAGGTCAGTAGCAGGAATCCTTGTAAACCAACCAGGAACAGACTGGGAACTGAATACACCATCTGGTGCGCATAGCAGCAAAGCGCGTCAGGGTACGTAGTACTTGCATAATACACATcaatgtgtgttatttttaatagGATTGCGTCTGCGTGTAAGTAGTGGCATTTACTGAGGTTGATTCGCCATCATTCAGGTATTTTTAGCTCCATGATTTTGAGTTAAGCAATATGATTTGTGAAATTTAGCATATGGCGAAATCGCGGTAACGGTAAATTGGCTAGCTATATCAATAAAAAGGTTTACTAGCAAACAAACGTACTGTTTTAAAACTAACATTCACATTGCTAGCTTGGTAGCATTTTGCTTCAGCAGTATGCTGCGATTTTTCGTTGTTATTTCGATTATTACGACAGCTTCGGCACTACGGCTACCACCGTCCGCCACTACGCAGTTAAATTCAACTTCTGTACCTGTCCAAGCGGATGGTCGTTTGAATACCACAGACAATGCGTCAACCGGATCACATTTTACTTCAATCGTAAAAGATCTTCCTACGCTGAGGAACATTGTCATTTTCATCGGTGTGTTCACTGCATTCGTAATCACTTGCCTGGTCGTGAGAGTATACAGGTAAATCTGTGCTGTCTACAACTTTTGTTCTGTCGTCAACCATATTAGTTATTTGTGGTTTTCACTTGCAAGCCAACACGGACGGCTTTGTGTTTCCATTACAACAGTCTTTTTGTTGCGTTCTGTGTGGAATACTGTAGGCTAGACCTGCAACTTTTCAATCATCAACCACCATCACTGCCAGATGATGCCAGGATTGTTGCAAGTAGATAGGTTATCCCTGAACTTGTTGCATGGTCTAAACGGTGAAGCATAAGCCaactttttgtttaaaaaaaaaaaaaaaaaatctttatccAAATGTAATCCATTTTACGTAGCTAACTGCCACTGCTATGTAGCTCCTTCCAGCTTCTCGCTTGTGGCCCACAGAAATATTTGATTTGGAATGCGCAATTTTCTTAAGTGATACAGAAATATCCTTCCATTTAAGTGAAATTGAATTCCATTGGTTTAACTGCGCCTAAACAGCCTGTTGAATGTCATCTACTTTCCTATTAGTGTAAACCTACTTGTCGACCGCCTGTGCCAAAACCGGATATTCCCTCCTGAAAATTACACACGTTTTATTTCTTGACAGTATTGATCATTTTTCACGTTGCAGATCAGGAAAGAAGGTcaggaaaacaagaaaatacgACATAATAACGACATCCGCCGAGCGAGTGGAAATGGATCCGTTAAATGAAGAGATCGATGAGGAGGACTCGACTCTCTTTGATGTCAAGTACAGGTAAACAGGGTAAAACACCCTAATGCCAACGATTAACAGTCGGGAATACAATAACAGCGATAACTCTCAGCTATTCTATTATTGAACCAAGCAAACCTGACACACTTCTTGAGCTTTGCACAATTTGTTGGCACGTATTGAAGTAGCCTACTCGTGTAAAAAGTAGGCAATCTGATGAAAAACGTTTTCAGTGTACagaaatggcaagttactcacacatacaaagcatctctacaattcattaattcaaacagGCAAAATCTAGGCTTGCCcttaaaagtatttatatcaTTATTATGCTGAGTCACAAGAAATAATATTGGCTATCTcagctcacacaaatgaaacaagctgtattccaaagcaatgctactccgtgtttcctaaattgtttcaagtaacttgaccctgtgttttttttaatcttaccatctgcagaaaatgtggtcattcaaaatttgtgtcacatcaaagtgtcaaataacaaaaatggcctagtaaatgaatgtatgaaactgctggtgaatacctACAGAAAGGTTATTCCTCCAGAAatgatatgtttatacttggttgtcaagtttattttacaaaatgggcAGGctcttgtatatttgcaacttaaaGTAAACactgattgtaa
This region of Anguilla anguilla isolate fAngAng1 chromosome 5, fAngAng1.pri, whole genome shotgun sequence genomic DNA includes:
- the fam174b gene encoding membrane protein FAM174B, whose translation is FCAAVERADFRERSHLLRSVAGILVNQPGTDWELNTPSGAHSSKARQASALRLPPSATTQLNSTSVPVQADGRLNTTDNASTGSHFTSIVKDLPTLRNIVIFIGVFTAFVITCLVVRVYRSGKKVRKTRKYDIITTSAERVEMDPLNEEIDEEDSTLFDVKYSRVQPAFRRPPSPALSSPDLLLVLLGPAPAPVRSCLSPVRSCSCSCSVLVQFRSCSSSSQLLPCSVWLPLNKPVAFLLSLCVGVLRLGPALHIVTELELVLGVIYYFLKLKTLVPNAGLSMSNSHPNLEFSIDYLYPSSCAISTVDLEE